A stretch of DNA from Triticum dicoccoides isolate Atlit2015 ecotype Zavitan chromosome 2A, WEW_v2.0, whole genome shotgun sequence:
TTGACCCTTGACCCCAATGAGGGACTCCGCTTACATCTAGGGCCCCTAAATCTCCCTGCTAATTTCGACCTGCGCCTCCACTCATCTGCCACCTCAATCGCCACTAACCCCTTCTCTGCTAGCATCACCAAACAAGCAAGCTAATCTTGCACTAGTGCAGTAAATCTGCAACTGCAACGTTGCACCAGCACACCAAAAAAGAATCTGCGATGCTCCCAAAAAAAGGCCAGATTTGCCATGGTTAAAGATCTGACATCAGATTTGtatgaaaaaaagagaggccaaaaacaACAGAACATTGCACATTGCACTAGAACGGAAATGGTTGATATCAGCAAGTGCTAACTGTATTTCCATCACGCAGAAACAACGGTATCTTCTTGTCCACGAGGCTAGAAATTTTATAGAGCTAACAGAAGACAATTTGCAAGGAAGAAACAATGGCAACACGCAGGGATTTCATGTCCTCGAGACACTAGCAGAGCTCAAGTGTAAGATTTAACTGGAGACGCCGGGTAAGAACAAAACATCTCCTCAGGCCATGATCTTTGCTGACCTCATGTAAAGGCTCTCGACAACCTTCCCCACATTCGAAATTGTTTCCAGCGTAGCTGGGAAGATCGCCTCCGTCTTGGAGTCTTCGAAGATGATAAGGCAGCCCGCACCCTGATCCAGAGTCCCTGCGAATTTCTTGTCCAGGATCATCTGTGACAGCTTCTTCTCAACATGCTCGATTGGCAGCTCGATCATCTCTGCTACGTGCGCAATATCCACCCTTGAGTAGGCTTCAATCAGCCTGCACAGGTTCTGCTCCAGGAGGGTATCATACAGAGACGAGAGGTGCCTGTGGACAATAGGATCCTCCTCCAGCTGGGCCTTGTAGTCACCAAGAGCGGTTTCAAAGTACTTGAGAGATCGTTTTGAGTAGGcatctgcaacagctttcatagcaTCCACATCAGGACCAACATACTTCAGGCCTGCCTTAGACGAGATTACTCCTGCAACATCATCAGCTTGGTTGACCATTATCTTGCACAGAAGCATGTACTTCAAGCAGAAGATGGCCTTAGGGTCATCCAGTGCATTAAACCCTTCAAACGCTTCAAAGAAGTAACTGTAGGCGGTCTTGTAATCCTTCTCTTCAGCATGAAGGATTCCACTCTGCAGGTCAATAGTGCCCTGCTGCGC
This window harbors:
- the LOC119354660 gene encoding 26S proteasome non-ATPase regulatory subunit 11 homolog; the encoded protein is MSAMQSSYLPATTESIAMAQEAKDASESILILYRVLEDPSSSSDAVRTKEVAITNLTNYLTKENRAEELRNLLTQLRPFFALIPKAKTAKIVRGIIDAVSKIPGTSDLQISLCKEMVEWTRAEKRTFLRQRVEARLAALLLESQEYTEALTLLSGLIKEVRRLDDKLLLVDIDLLESKLHFSLRNLPKAKASLTAARTAANAIYVPPAQQGTIDLQSGILHAEEKDYKTAYSYFFEAFEGFNALDDPKAIFCLKYMLLCKIMVNQADDVAGVISSKAGLKYVGPDVDAMKAVADAYSKRSLKYFETALGDYKAQLEEDPIVHRHLSSLYDTLLEQNLCRLIEAYSRVDIAHVAEMIELPIEHVEKKLSQMILDKKFAGTLDQGAGCLIIFEDSKTEAIFPATLETISNVGKVVESLYMRSAKIMA